The Fulvia fulva chromosome 6, complete sequence genome includes a window with the following:
- a CDS encoding Transaldolase codes for KNSCFSSAIRSSRTRIIPHPTSQTWLEKLEAQLNVDIDWMDPTYSKNLSITSNDMTSNNLWVNQQMSHPVNEAMFKQVCKELKPQGWKPAYTRIAVLMCKYNLDNIKGRVLLQVYPNEAYDTQAVLDSARSYARGSERAGISKDRYCIKIPSTDPALNACRTLKKEWIRTLGTALFSVPQAIAASQAECLYISPYFNEVKAHDDHALWPNVEDPATQHTMAARTMQILETYAKLYKKTGKEQPLLKQASFISAKEAMAAGEHGCHSATISPQVLDELASLQYDSSKQPGEGKLKATHPYREYGTPDRLKHVSKVDPLSKGKSGVNTDIDYLANNGAELQKAIEADPVTTQRLKDALELFTGGLLESKAKIEAEFQKS; via the exons AAGAACTCGTGCTTCTCGTCTGCAATCAGAAGTTCACGGACGAGAATCATACCTCATCCGACGTCTCAAACATGGCTCGAAAAGCTGGAAGCGCAGCTTAACGTCGATATCGATTGGATGGATCCGACGTACTCTAAGAATCTATCCATCACGTCAAACGACATGACCAGTAACAATCTCTGGGTCAATCAGCAGATGTCGCATCCGGTGAACGAAGCCATGTTCAAGCAAGTGTGCAAAGAGCTCAAGCCGCAAGGTTGGAAACCTGCGTACACCAGAATC GCGGTGCTGATGTGCAAGTATAATCTTGACAACATCAAAGGTCGCGTGCTTCTCCAAGTGTACCCTAATGAAGCGTACGACACGCAAGCAGTCCTTGACTCAGCTCGATCATACGCCAGAGGGTCCGAACGAGCTGGTATTTCGAAGGATCGATACTGCATCAAGATTCCCTCGACCGATCCAGCGCTGAATGCGTGCAGAACACTGAAGAAAGAGTGGATCCGAACGCTCGGCACGGCGCTGTTCAGTGTGCCGCAAGCCATAGCGGCATCCCAAGCAGAATGCTTGTACATCAGCCCTTACTTCAACGAAGTCAAAGCGCACGACGATCATGCATTGTGGCCAAATGTCGAGGATCCAGCTACGCAGCATACCATGGCGGCGAGGACAATGCAGATCCTGGAAACGTATGCCAAGCTGTACAAGAAGACTGGCAAAGAACAGCCATTGCTGAAGCAGGCGAG TTTCATCTCAGCAAAAGAGGCCATGGCAGCTGGTGAGCATGGCTGCCACAGTGCGACCATTTCGCCGCAGGTGCTGGACGAGCTTGCGAGTCTCCAATACGACAGCTCGAAGCAGCCAGGCGAGGGCAAGCTAAAAGCGACGcacccgtatagagagtaCGGCACGCCCGATCGACTCAAACATGTCTCGAAGGTCGATCCTTTGTCGAAAGGAAAGTCTGGGGTGAATACGGATATTGACTATCTGGCGAACAATGGCGCAGAGTTGCAGAAAGCCATAGAAGCGGATCCAGTGACCACACAGCGCCTGAAAGATGCGCTTGAGCTGTTCACAGGCGGCTTGTTGGAAAGCAAGGCCAAGATCGAGGCCGAATTTCAGAAAAGTTGA